The genomic region ATTCGGGCAACAGTTGCAGCATCACGAGTAGAAACATCTTCTCCGGTGAAAATCGGCCAAGCATAAATAGGTCTGGCAGTGCGGAGGGAAATATCCCGCCGCAATCGATCTTTTTCTCCCCCTTCTAGAATGGCGTGAACAAGATTCACCAAATCACGACTGCCATTGCCAGTACCAGGCTTAAAATTGTCAATTAGGATGGGCAAATCATGAGCTGATGCGGACATGGCTATGATTGAATTGATCGTTGCGCCAATACCCCAACGGATCAGCATGTTTTCATCCAGAAAACCAGACCCAAAAATGCTCATCACCAATTGGGCAATTGATGTTTTGAACGCACCGGTGCGTCCGGTGATGAAGATGCCGTATCGTTCAGACCGCCAGCCCATTAAATGTGCCAACGGAGCTTGAAAAGCTGCACTGAGCAATATNNNNNNNNNNNNNNNNNNNNNNNNNNNNNNNNNNNNNNNNNNNNNNNNNNNNNNNNNNNNNNNNNNNNNNNNNNNNNNNNNNNNNNNNNNNNNNNNNNNNGACATTCCTGCACGAATAATGGCTGAAACGCCACCTACTTTAAGCAGCCAGGATGCTAACTGTTTGTCATTAAAATAATTTTCAACGGGTATCGCAAACGAGAATTTAATGCCCTGTGAGGTGTGTCCTGTGATCATAAACGATCGGCCATGTCGATCATCAATAATTTCAGATTCGATCCGTGCTGAGATGCTGGCAATCGGTTTTTCGATGATTTCTTGACCACGTGTCGCCCGCATATACAATTCGCCATTTTTTTCAAAATAAGGATGGGAGTCGGTAGGTAATAGTTCTAACTCTTTGCGGGTAGCTCTGATTGCCTGTCGCCAGTAGCGAATGAATTCGCTTGTAACCCCCAGCTTGCGCATTTGACCAATCACGCGTACCAAATCCGATTCCGGAGCCTGTGCCAAGGGGATAATCCAATCGGCAGCAATGGATTCGATATGGGATGGAACTGATCCCGGGAGATTCTCCAAGGCAGATAGTATTTCAGTTACAGAATGTTCAGAAAAATATTGATCAGACATAGACCAGACCTTGATTGTCGTTTAGTGGTGGTTTATTGGGTATTGCCGAGTACTTTTTGGATCGTTATCTCTCCGTAAGTCGCACCGCTTCGGTTGCGAGGCTCATCCCATTTTTTGCGGAATAACCCCGACGATCGGAAAATTCTGTCAATTTGAGCGCGATCCTGTGACCAAAACCCGAGTATGCTACACAGGGCTAGATCAGATTCGGATTGGCTGGGATAACTGGACCAATCACCGGAAAATAGCTGACGAAATTTGTGTCCCTGCCGTGAGCGCTTAATCCGTTCAGTGAGATCGTTATCTGCCAGAGTGCGCTTTGCATTGAGATGATGTTGAACAATCGGTTGTAGAGGAAAAAGCTTTTGGTGAAGTTTTTCAAGTTGGGGTTGGCGCTCATTGATTGTGGTCGGGTAGCCAGGAATGTGGTCGCCAGTGACGATGAAATAGCGTGCCCGGTCATAAATTTCGGCCCCATTTTTTCGGCAACCTGGTTCAGATAGCTCGCCCCGGATAATTACATGTACACCTGTGCCGCTAATGGATATCTCGGTATAGCTGTCCAAAAATTGGATGAGAGACAAAACATCTGGATCAAATTCGCCAGATATGGGGTTACGGCAGTGGTCGAAATCAATTCCGGTATACGGATCGGTAGCAATAAAAACAAACCCCAACCCGTCGATACACGGATCTGTTTGAGCGCGTTGGATTGCGTTGGCAAATGAACTCCAACTGCTTGGATCTACGACGCTAGCATACCGGCCGGTCATCGAATTAATTGGTAGCTTTGATACTGCACCACTGGATTTCTTGAAGCGTTTCCAGTTGACCCATTGATCGCGCTTTTTTAGTTCATCAGGTATAATTTTTAGCTCATGCATTCTGTGTATTTCTCTTTAGGTATGATCTGATAGTCGATAGTGATTCTAAAGAATGCACTTCCAAATGTCTTTACACAAACTGTCCAATCCAAGTCCAATCGTGTCCAATCCATTCTAATAATTTTCTGAGGTGATGATGTCTGCAACTGAGTTCTTTAATGAAGTGTTTGAAGCTTACTTGAACCAATATAATGATGCTAACCCGAATCATTCTTGGTCACAGACCGCATTAGCACGTGAATTGGGAGTAGTAAAAACAACAATTAGCAACTGGAAGAATAATATTAGCAAGCCTGATGAGAGAAACGATGTATTGGGAATAGCCAATGCACTAAAGCTCAATCGAAGCCAAGCGAATCGTCTATTGAGACTAGCTGGGTACTCATTACTCAGTAAAGAAGAAACCAATCAGTTTCGAGACGATTTGTTCACATTGATAAAGGAGCGTCTTCCAGAGTTCTACGTTGAAAGAAAATCTCTTATTGAAAATATTCATCAACTATTTTGGCAAGTTTTCCCGATTAGAAACCTGGTAGTGCATGGCATAGGCGGAACCGGTAAAACTGTGCTGGTGGCTGGGTTGCTACTTCAATCAGAAACACTCATTACACAGGTTTTTCGCGATAGGGTGATTTGGTTAGATATTGAAAATCACTCCGATCCCCTACTACAGATTGGTAACCAACTTGATATCGATGTTGTGCCGGAATCGGGATTGGATTTGCGGCAAAGGATTTTCCAGCAGGTTCGATCTTTAGAGATGCTATGGGTAATTGATGGATGCGAGACTATCGCAGATGCAAAGCCTTGGTTGGATTTGGTCCGTATTTCTCAGGGTAAGTTTATTTTGACAGTCAGGGAAACACCTGAACTAGGCTGGCTATCAGAATTTGATGCCAAACCGTTCAGGGTGAGTGATTTTGATGAAGCTGAGGGATTGAAACTATCTGAAAACATCTTGCAAACTTTCTTGTCACCCCATGAACTTTCTAGTTGGAAGGACATGGCCTCCTTGGTCAGCTATCACCCGTTGTCTTTGCGAATATTAACCGGCTGTGCTTACTTTGATCCAACTTTGCAACGATGGGAAACCCTGGCACATGAAATTCGCCAGCAAGGCACGTTGGCACTCCAGTTGGGTGGGGATGGGCAGAACGGAGATAAAAATAACAGCGTGCATCGCTGTCTTCAAATTAGCTACGAGCGCTTGCAACAGCGAAACCCTTCTGCAGCAGTGTGTTTACGATCTTTGGGAATTATGAACAATCGCGAAATTGTTCCCGAATTGGCTATGCAACTTATTGGTCCAGGTCAAAATATCGGTCGCTTACTGGCAGTCCTGGCGCAAGCGGGGCTACTCGATATAAACTGGGATTCCAATTCCTATCGTATTCACCAGCTTGTTCACATGTTTGCACAAACCCTACTTCTCCAAGATCCGATAGAATATATTGAGGCTGGAACACGCTATGTATTCGTTTTGAGTGACCATCTTTCCGAACTCCCCGATAATATCTGGGATGCTGTTCGCGATTCATTTCTGTGGGAATATCTCCCTGCGATGGAAATAGGATGTTACACAGGTCAGCCTGGAGAGGTGTTAACTATTCTGCACAGAACATACCGTATGTTTCTGAGTATTGGGTATGCGAAGCAGATTGAAAAAATTATCCAAGCCATCTGGTCTATTATTTTGCAGTTTGACCAACAAAATGACGAATCATTAGCATGGCTATATCAAATACATGGGGATACCTTCCAATTTCAATTGGAATATGAGCATGCCATTGATCAATACAACCAGGTACTTGGAAGGTCCCAAAATCAGAACTTGCTTTTTATGGCACAATTGCAATCTGCTTTGTGCTACCATGCCTTAGGAAGATTATTAGAGTTTTCCACTGCACTCAAAAAAGCTGAACAATTAATTGAAGAACTTCCTGCTGAAGAAAAAGAAAATCAACAGCAAAATTTGCGACTGGTTTTGGCACAGGTGCAACACCCAAAACCCGAGTGGTTAAATAATCAATCTTCATTATTTGTGGAGAAGATTTCAGATGTTCATGATTTATTTGCAGCAAAGCGTTTTTCTGACGGATGCAGCGTGCTAGAAGCAATGCTGGAAGAACCACCTGTAAACTCACTAACTCTTTTTCATTGTGAAGTATTGCAAATGCTGGCGTATGGGTATTTGAAACAAGAAAAGTATTCGCAAGTTCATGACATACTTGATCGCTTGGAAAGTATATTAGCCGGATCATCAGACACTCCTAGTTTATATCTTCCGTGGGCACAATTATGGGAACACCGAGGAATATATGAATACCAACTTACAAATTTAGGAGCGGCTCTAAAGAATCTAGGGAAGAGCCTGGAATTCTGGAAGAAAATTTCTAATACTACCGAGAAACAAAAGAAGCTCCAAAAACTGATAGATACGATCGCCTCAGAGTATTCGACTATTAACTTGCTACAGAGCAAACCAACTGGTAGTAACGTCAAGGACATTTCGTAAGAAACAGCTTCACATCATCATTCCTGGCAGCACTTCTGAGAAAAAGCCTGAACCGTAGCGGGGGTCAAGGGCGTTCCTGGAGATCGTATTAGCGGAAACCGGGTACGCCCTTGATGCTCGCAAGGTGAAGGCTATAATCGCGCAGAAGCTGCCTGTTAAGGTCGTAATAGGCTCCGAGATTTGAAGCATTTATACAAATTATTCCACAATCTTAAATATTACAGCAGAGCAAACTATATTGATTGCTCTGCTGTTTCCATTGATTATGTGTGATTGTTCACCAGAAAATCACTGTGGATATTCTCAGGTACGGAGCATAGGCAAATAGCGCATATAGCACCCAGACCAGAGCCTGCTCCGCGGCTAGTTTTTGATTGTTGGAGGGAACCAGAGAATCGTCAACGGCCATCAACAACCCCCGTTTATTAATCCGCACCATTGCTCCGTAGGCATTTGGCGTTCAATTCCCACAAGGAACGGACGAGAATGCATCCAATGGACCGCTGCTGCGCCAACCATGATGCCCTAGGCAAGCGGAAGCCTTGCTCGCCAAAATGGAAGCGCATCTGCCGATTCGGGCAGAAGTGCGGCGGGCTACGGCCAACGATCTGCGCGCCGAGGGGAGTTTTATTCCGCATCATTGCCAAATTCAAATCTCTAGCGTTCTCTACAGCGGCGATGAAGGCGAGATCGTCTGCGGCATTTCGCCCAAAGACAGCAAAGAAGCTGTAGTGATCTCGCTCACCCACCTGAAGATTCCGTACGGCCATCCGCTGGAAAAAGAAATCCGCGCCTACCAGAAAGCGCGGAGCAAGGGACTTCGGTGAATTTCTTACCTTCAATCAGCCAGACACAACCGGCAATCGGGCAATCTCTTTCAGGGGCCAGACACTGATGCGTTCGTCAACCGGATAGGTATGCTCGCCGGGATAGATGACCCACAGATGTTCCAGCTCCAAATCCGAGAGGGCAGTGCGCATGGATGGGGTGATCTTCGGTGCTTCGTTGAATTTGACTTCCACGCCATATTTCTTCCCCTGATGAAGAAATACCAAATCGACTTCTGCCCCACTGTGGGTCGCCCAGAAATAAGCCTGCGCTGGCCGTACAGCCTGCAATAACTGTTCAATCACGTACCCTTCCCAGGAAGCCCCGATCTTCGGGTGTCCCAATAAAGCATGACGATCAGGAATATCCAGCAGGCTATGCAAAAGGCCGCTATCCCGCAAATAGACTTTCGGTGATTTAACCTGCCGTTTGCCCAGGTTCTCGAACCAGGGTTGCAACTGGCGCACCATGAATGTTCCACTGAGGATGTCCAGGTACGAACGCACGGTTTTATCCGACAAGCCCATCGAGCGGCCTAATTCCGAGGCATTCCACGTTTGGCCGTGATAGTGAGCCAGCATCGTCCAAAAACGGCGCATGGCGATGGCAGGAATATTGATCCCCAATTGGGGAATATCGCGCTCCAGGAAAGTGCGGATGAACCCTTCCCGCCAGGCCAGGCTATCTGCTTCAGCTTCTGCCAGATAGGCCCGCGGAAAGCCACCCCGTAGCCATAAGGTTTCCCAGGCTTGCTCGCCGCTTTCCGAGAGATCGAAACCGCTCAATTCAATAAACTCCACTCGCCCCGCCAGGCTTTCGGATGCAGACTTGATAATGGCTGGCGAAGCGCTGCCGAGAATCAAAAAACGGGCCTGATTTTCGGGACGGTCTACCAGAACGCGTAAAACCTGAAATAGTTCCGGCATGATCTGGATTTCGTCCAAAATCACAATCCCCTCGAGCGAACCCAACACCAGTTCTGGGTTTTCCAACCGGCGTTGGTCAGGATAGGATTCGAGATCGAAAAATGTTGTCTGAAGTTCCTTGGCAAACAAACGCGCCAGAGTCGTTTTACCGCACTGACGCGGCCCCAAGAGAGCCGTAATGGGTGCGCGGCGAGTGGCATTAGCGAGTCTTTTTAGATAATGGGGTCGATGGATCATAGTGGTATTTTATCATGAATATTCGGAGTTGATATACGAATATTCATAATCTACCAAAATGGCGGAGCTTTGAAGCCTACATCGGGGGCATAGCGAAAAAGCGCTGTCAGCACCCAACTCAACGCCTGCTCCGCTTCCCGCGCCATCTTCGCATCCGGTACCAGCGTGTCGCCGGGGTACATCAGAATGTCCCTATGACGGATATTCACCACCGCCCGGAAATTGCGCGGTTCGTTAGTGTTCCAGGCTGCCGTTTCCACACTGGCCAGCAGTGGCCCATCCGAACGCCAATTATGGTAGCCCAGAAAGAGATCCACAATGCTTTGCATCCGATGAAAGATCACCGTGGTATTCC from Chloroflexota bacterium harbors:
- a CDS encoding ATP-binding protein — protein: MIHRPHYLKRLANATRRAPITALLGPRQCGKTTLARLFAKELQTTFFDLESYPDQRRLENPELVLGSLEGIVILDEIQIMPELFQVLRVLVDRPENQARFLILGSASPAIIKSASESLAGRVEFIELSGFDLSESGEQAWETLWLRGGFPRAYLAEAEADSLAWREGFIRTFLERDIPQLGINIPAIAMRRFWTMLAHYHGQTWNASELGRSMGLSDKTVRSYLDILSGTFMVRQLQPWFENLGKRQVKSPKVYLRDSGLLHSLLDIPDRHALLGHPKIGASWEGYVIEQLLQAVRPAQAYFWATHSGAEVDLVFLHQGKKYGVEVKFNEAPKITPSMRTALSDLELEHLWVIYPGEHTYPVDERISVWPLKEIARLPVVSG